The Flammeovirga agarivorans DNA window CCCATAATCCAAACAATCACGACCCCAATGACTACCAATGGATAAAATACTGGAGAGAATGATCTAAAGAATAAGAATAGAACTAATGCTACTACACCAATAGAAATACCTAGGAAAACCATTGTTTCCTTTTTTACATTGTTAGCCATGATAGACCTAACATAAGGCATCCCTGCGTAATATAGTTTAATCCCTGTTTCATCAGAAAACTCTTGTGCTCTTGCTTCTAGTTTAAGCATTACAGCAGTTCTGTTTTTTGAATTCAAAATAACAGGATCCATATTGATGACCATTGCTGTAGCACCTTCTTTACTTATAAGGCGGTGTTCGAAAGCTTTTACTTCTTTCTCTTTTCCAATGATACTGTCCAGTTCTGCTTGAGTTGATGGAGGGTGACTAAAGAACGGATGAATCTCAAATTTTTGTTCTTTTCTATTGGCAATTAAATTAGGAACATTGGCCATAGAAAGAACATTAGTGATTCCATGTAAATCTTTAATGTCTTTACCCAATTGCATGAACTTATTAAAGTTTTCCAACTGATAAAGCTTTGGATCTTTGATACCTAGTACAAAAGAAGAGGCATCTTCACCAAAACGCGATTGGAATTCATTAAAAGCAATCATGTCCGGATCATCATCCGGGATAATTCTAATGTATTGATAAGACCACTTAACATCTTTGGCTTGATAGCCCATAAAAACAGTAGTGATCCCAATAAAAATGAGAATAGGTATTCTATTCCCAAGGATAAAATCAGCAATCTTTTTCCACATACTCTTAAAGCATAAAAGTGAGATAATACTATCTCACTTTTGATATTTATTTCTTATTGATTAAAACCAAGCATTTTAATAGCAGCAACAGCAGCTTCTACACCTTTGTTACCATGTTTTCCTCCAGCTCTATCATAAGCTTGTTGCTCAGTATTTGGTGTTAATAAACCAAATACAACAGGCTTGTTATACTTAAGAGAAACATTCGTTACACCATGTGCTACAGCATCACAGATAAAATCAAAGTGCTTTGTTTCTCCCTGAATTACACAACCTAGGCAAATAACTGCATCTACTTCATCAATTTGTGCCATTAACTGTGCTCCAAAAGTTAATTCGAAAGCACCTGGTACATCTTCTCTGTAGATATTTTCTTCTTTTGCCCCTTCTTTTAATAGTGTTTCCACTACGGCGCCATGTAATGACTCAGTGATTTTAGGATTGTACTCAGAAACAACTATTGCAAATTTCTTCTCTGAGATGTCAATATTTTTCTTCTTAGTGTATTCACTTAAACTTTTTAACGCCGTTGCCATTTGTAATATGAATTATAATTTTTTGTTTACAAGCTTACAAAGTTATTAATTTTTCGGGCTTAAAATAACGAAAAATGATCTTTTATATTCTGAATAACTATTAATGTATAGTTTTAATTAAGTTACGTATTTAATCTGTTTTTACAACACTATTATTTTTCAAAAACGTATTAAATAATAACCCAAAGGAAATAACAGATAGACAGCCAATTACATTATACCATAAGAAAGGTACTTCTGTAAAAAAGAATAAATAGATGATAATTCCCTCCGAAATAACTGCTGCTATAAATGTTGGTCGAGCAGTAATTTTCTTGAAAAAGAATGCGATCATAAATACTCCCAAAATAACTCCATATACTAACGAGCCTAATATATTTACTGCTTCTATAAGAGACCCTAATTTATTAGCAAAAGTGGCAAACAATATGGCATAAAGCCCCCAACCTATACTAATTAACTTTGATACGGTTAAGTAATGTTGATCACTAGCATTTGGCTTCAAGATTCTTTTATAAATATCAATAATGGAAGTCGATGCCAATGCATTGATTTCTGATGATGTTGAAGACATACTTGCAGATAAGATCACTGCGATAAGTAGACCAATCAATCCGGTAGGGAGATAGTTTATCACAAAGCCTAAAAAGATATAGTTGGTGTCATTTGTGTCGATATTTGGAGCTTCAGCCTCTATTTGTTTAATGATTTGCTCTTTGTGACTTTCAAGGTTATCATTGGCTGAAATTAAAGCTGATTTTGCAGTTTCTATATTTGTGCCATTTCCATTCAAAGCCTGTGCATATTCAATAGCTTTAGCTTGTCTTGTATCAACAGATTGGTTATAGCTGTTCTCAAGATTTTGAAAATTACTCACGTTTGCTTGTGCATCTTCTAAAGCAACTTTATTGAATAGAATAGGAGATGGATTAAAGAAATAGAAGACATATACCATCGCACCAATAAACAGGATTAAGAACTGCATTGGTACTTTAATCATACCATTAAATAGTAACGCAACTCGACTTTGTCCAATTGATGCTCCAGATAAATAACGTTGCACTTGTGACTGGTCAGTTCCAAAGTAAGACATCGCTAGAAAGAATCCACCAATTAAACCAGACCAAACGTTGTATTTACTAGTGGGGTCGAATTGAAAATCAATAGCATTTAATCTACCTGTAGCTCCAGCAATATGTAATGCATTTGAGAAGGATACTTCTTCTGGTAACATTTGCACAACTAAAATACCGGCGATTAACATTCCAACGAATATAACAGCCATTTGTAGCTTTTGTGTCTGATTCACCGCTTTTGTCCCTCCAATTACAGTATAAGCAGTTACTACAATACCAATTCCAATATTGGTGAGATTGATATCCCAACCTAATAAAGAAGAAAGAATTAATGAAGGGGCAAATATGGTAAAACCAGCAGCTAAACCTCTTTGTGTAAGGAATAATATTGCTGTTAAGGTTCTTGTCTTTAAATCAAAGCGTTTTTCCAAATATTCATAAGCGGTATACACATTCATCTTATGATATATAGGAACTACTGTGATGGATAGAACAACCATTGCTAAGGGTAAGCCAAAATAGAATTGCACAAAGCGCATTCCATCAACAAAGGCTTGACCAGGAGCTGAGAGAAATGTAATAGCCGAAGCTTGAGTAGCCATAATTGATAGGGCCACTGTAAACCATTTGGCTTCTTTGTTACCAAGAAGGTAACTGTTCATATCATTTTGTTGACGAGTTTTCCAAATACCGTAGATAACGATAAACGCCAACGTACCTGATAATACGATCCAATCTAAAATACTCACTTAATTTCTAGTTAAAAGCGTTTGAAAACCAATAAAAAAGTAGAATTAACCCTGCCAATTCGCCTAATACAATTGTATATAGCTGTTTCCAGGACTTGCCAATAGGTGGTTTTTTATCAGATTGATCCATAATTATTGTTTATTTTCAGGTTTGTAGTTTAACATGTTTGCAAAAATTCTAAAGGCACCAGAAACACCTGCAGGTAGTTCTCTAAACCAAGAAATACCAGAGTAAATGAATGCTCCTTGCCCGTAATCTGCGACCAAAAGAGCTCCGTCTGCTGGATCTTGATTGGGGTCCTTCATTCTTAAAATTGGCGTATATTGTGTGCCCCATTCATTAGGGTAGTACAAACCTCTTTCTTGTACCCATCCATCAAAGTCCTTTTTAGTTATTTTATTAGGATAGCTCATAATTGGGTTACCCTTTGCAAGGATTTCTACAGGACTTTCTTCTACTGTAATTCGATCTCTCGAAAGTTTAAAACCTTCGTAAGGACCCACTTGATCAACTTTTAGTCTAAATGATGTATTGTATTGTACGATAACATTTCCACCTTGCTGAACATAGTCCATCAATACAGGTTGAATGTATCGCATGTTCTCTAAAACATTATAGGCTCTGATGCCAACTACAATCGCATCAAATTTTTTGATTTCCTCTAATTTTACATTCTCTGGATTAATTATTTCAACAGTGTATCCTGCAGCCTCCAAAGACTGAGGGACAACATCACCAGCTCCCATTAGATAACCCACTACATCTACATCTCCTCTTTGAATATCAAGTTTAATTACCTTTGCTTCTGCAGGCTTAAAAATGTATTGTCTGAAAATATGCTCATAATCTATAGTGTTTAAACCTAGATCGTAAGTGTTGTTATCAATATTAGCAATAGCTTTGAAAGTGCCTTCACTATCTTTTTTACTAGGTGTAATAGAAACTAAAACCTCTAACTTGTCTCCTTTATTTTGTAAGTTGAAATCACTTGAAGCTGGCTGTACATTCCAGCCTTTAGGAGTAGTGAAATTTAATGTTCCTTTTATGTTTTTTGTGTTCGAAGTAATTACAGCATTTACTTTTTTAGGTGTATTATCACTGAAAATCATAACACTTTGATCTATTTCGATAGAAACAGGTGGGACAACTGCTAAAGGAATATATACTTCACCTCTTGCTGGGTTAACCTTTTTTTGCCAGATATTAAGTGTCTTCGAAATATTAACACCATTAATGTTTAAAGAAACGATTACAGGTAATGATGGAGAATTTTCTGGAGTTCCTCTTAACTTTTGATCATTGACGATATACATTCCTTTTGTTGGCTTTTCTACCAACCAATAAGGTTGTGAGATCGGAAAATCATTAGGGACCTTGACAGTAAAGGATTGTTTGTTTATTTTATTGATTTCCAGTCTTGTAGACATTTCCTTTTCAACAAGGTTACCTAATTGGATGTTTGCTAAAGAAATATTTTGTCCCGCTCTGTATATAGAATTCAAAGTAACTTTTAATGAATCACCTTGTGCAATTAAGGCATCTTCTGTAAGTACTTCAAGGAAAAGTCCTGAACATCTTAATATTAAATCATCAATAATATTAGATTTTTTGATGACCCAATAATCTTTCTGATTTAATTTTGATAATTCTTTTTTGATAGCAATTAATTGAGGGATTGCATCTTCAGCTTTCGAAGCATTAAAAGTTGATTGTAGCTTTTTGATTAATTCAGCAACCTTAGAACTATTCTCAACTCTTGCCCATGAAGTGTCAATATCTTCCATTGGGTCTTCAGACATTGAAGCTCCATCTAATAATTCAAAATATTCAAGATTTTCACCTCTTTGAAGTGCAGCACCAAACCCTTGACATCTATGTTTTGAACGGGCAGCCATAGCTATTTCTCCTACAGACTTTCCAAGAACTGGGATATATGTTCCTGTTTCTAGGCTGACAAATTTTGATGCATCAAATGATTCTCCTTTTCCTCTAAAAAACCATGAATTTGTATTCCACATAATTCTTTTAGGTTGCCAAGGATCAACATATTTTAATTGTTCTGGATAAACTGTGGAGTCTCCAGCTATTTTAAATGCCTCTGCAGCAATGATAGCTGATGTGGTATGGTGACCATGAGTTCTTCCTCCTCTGTTTGGGGAGAACCTGGTGATGATAATATCTGGTCGGAATTTTCTGATATTCCAAACGGCATCTGCAAGAACTTGGTCTTTGTCCCAAACAGATAAAGTTTCTTCAGGGTTTTTAGAATATCCAAAGTCGTTTGCTCTACTGAATAGTTGATTTCCTCCATCTACTTTTCTGGCTTCTATCAGTTCTTGTGAACGAAGCATACCTAATTCTTCTCTTATTTCTGTACCAATAAGATTTTGTCCACCATCTCCTCTAGTTAAAGCAGTATAAGCTGTTTCATAACCTCTAGATCTTGCAAAGTAAGCAATGACCCTTTGGTTCTCATCGTCTGGATGAGCAGCAAAGTACATTACACTACCTAATTGATCTAAATGATTGATGTCTTGTATAATAGATGATACATTTTCTTGATGATCTTTTGGTGTTTGACCCAAGGAGAGTAATTGCAGGAAAATAAAAAAGGATAGGAGAAGGGATTTCATTTATTAAAGTTGTTGAAAGTTCAAGATTTGTGTTCCGAATACGTTAATTAATAGATTACCCTTATATCCAAAAAGTTAGGATATAAGGGTAATAAAAGTTGGTTTTTAGCAATAAAGATTAAATATCCTTGTTTGCTTTTTTCCATTTTTTAGATGCATTTGGTAACCATGCATCGATATTTTTTTGAATACTTCCTTTGAAGTAGTTGTAAGCTCCATCAGGTTTCGCTTCACCTGCTGCTCTTGCACTGATGATAACAGTTAATGCTTCATCATACTTCTCTTGTTTAGCAAGAAGTTGAGACTTTGTCCATAGGTTCCAGAAGTAATCTGGACGAACCTTAATCGACTCATCAATTAATTCTAAAGCTTTTTCTGGATTAGAAGAAGCATAGAAGTTTGATGCGTTTTGGTAAGTTCTCCATGCACCTTGTGCTTCCTTCACAGCTTTTTCAATGTTTGCTTCAGATAATGATTGAGTTGGTACTTCAACAGTAAAGCTTACCATTGTTTTGTCCCACCATAAAGTAACTTTACCTTCTGTATCAGTTACAGACTCAATTAAATAAGCTAAACGCTCTTTCATAGGAGCAGCTTGTGGCTTACTTTTAAAAGTTGCTACGTCATCTGCATCAATTGCAGCTTGATCTTGCTTACCATCTTTGTTGTATGCAAAAATGCTTTTCCCTTTACCATTGAAGTGGAAAGTCCATTCTGCATTTTCTTCTAATGTTAAGAAGATGTTGTAAGTTCCTGCTTTAACGTCTTTTCCGTTAACCTTAACGTCAGAGCTGAAAGTAATTGCAGTTGGTCCGTTAGCACCTGCTCTCCAAGTTTTACCAAATGGTTCTAACTCACCAAATACTTTACGGCCTTTAACTGCTGGTGAAGAGTAATCGATTGAAATTTCAGTAACACCTACTGTTTGTTTTACTGAAGCTGCTGGGGAAGGAGCTGGAAGTTGTTGTGCGAATACGCTTTGAACAGCGAAGAATAACACTGTTAAAATGGATAGTGTTGATCTTTTCAACATAATGATTAGTATTTAAATTGAAATTTGAGTGAATGCTCAAAAAAGTGCTTGAATCTAACAAAAATGAATCAATAAAGGCAAGTTTTAATATAATATTGTTTAAACAATTAATGTTTTTTCAGATATGGCTATGGGAAATGATAAAAACCTTATAAATACAAAAAGGCCCCGAAAATCGGAGCCTTTTTGCTAACCCAAAAACTAACTATTTCTCATTGCAATCGTGTGATTGCTTTACAAACATAATAATATATTTATAAATAATAGCATTTTAGGGTGATATTAACAAAAATTAATTAATTCGGAAGGTAATGAAGTGGTGAATCTGGCCCAATTGGTAAACCAACGATCAACCAAATAGCCATTAAAATCACCCATACAATTAAGAATGCAATGGAGTAAGGAAGCATAGTTGCGATCACTGTACCGATTCCTGCATTCTTATCATATCTTTGAATAAATGCAACAATTAAGGCAAAGTAAGACATCATTGGAGAGATAATGTTAGTGACACTATCACCAATTCTGTAAGCTACTTGTGTTAATTCTGGAGAAATACCGACTAACATAAACATAGGTATAAACACAGGAGCCATTAATGTCCATTTTGCAGAAGCACTACCCATTACTAGGTTAATCATTGCTGCTAAAAAGATAAAACAGATTAATAATGGTATTTTATCTAAGCCAATTGTCTCTAAAAATTCAGCACCTTTAACAGCACAAATCAAACCTAAGTTTGTCCATTTGAAATAGGCTACAAACTGAGCAGCAAAGAATACTAATACAACGTAAGAAGACATCGTTTTCATCGACTCGCCCATGCCTTTCATTACATCGGCATCATTTTTAAAAGTCCCCGCACCTTTACCATAGGCAATACCACAAATAGCTGCAATAATAAAGATCCATGAAACAATCCCTTTCATTAACGCAGACCTGAATATGTTCTCAGGTTCATCAATGCTTCTTAAAAATCCTTCAGAAGGAATAATGCCAATTAAAATGACTGCAAATAATATAAAAGCAGCAATACCTGCATAGATAAGTCCTTTTCTTTCTTCTTTGGTGAGGTCATGCATTTCCTCAGCAACTTCATCTCCTTTGTACTCTCCTAACCTTGGAATTACAATTTTTTCAGTAACTATTGTACCGGCAATACCAATAAAGAAGGTAGATACAAACATGAAATAATAATTACATGCAGCATTAATAGAATAAGACGTATCGATAATTTGTGCTGCTTCCTGCGAAATACCTTGTAGTAGAGGATCAATTGTACCTAATAATAAGTTGGCAGAATACCCACCAGATACTCCAGCAAACGCAGCGGCAAGTCCTGCAATAGGATGTTTGCCAAAAGCTAAAAATATTACTGCGGAAAGTGGTACCAATAAAACATACCCAACTTCACTTGCAGTATTTGATAAAACACCAGCAAAGACAACAACAAATGTGATAATCTTTTTGGGTGATTTTAAAACTAATATTCTAATTAAAGTGCCAATTAAGCCACTTCCCTCAGCAATGCCAATACCTAACATTGCAACAAGTACAACGCCAAGAGGTGCGAAGTTGGTAAAGTTTTTTACAAGCTTAGTCAACATTAAATAGATTCCTTCCTGGGAAATAAGGTTAACTACAGTGATTGTTTCACCTGTCCCTGGATGTTGTACACTTAGTCCTGTCTGACCAAATATCCAAGATAGGATAACTACACCAAAGGCAAAACCTGCAAATAATGTGGCAGGGTGAGGTAAAGCATTACCAATTCTTTCCACATAACTCAAGAATTTATTTACCCAGTTGGAATTCTGTGTTTGTTCTGAATTTTCCATTAAATAAGATAGTTGTGATTTAGTATGTGATGAGTATAACTCATTTCAAGTTGCAATTTAATTAATGGTTTTATTCTTGCAATTGAACTTTATCAATAAAAAAGAAAAGGGAAATAGGATCTTTATTAACCATTTCATTTTCTAATAGTTGTATCTATTATATCATTGTGTTAGATGATGTTGATTAAAAAAAGTATCTATTAATTGTATTAATTATGGATCACTTTATTAATTTGAGATAACAAATTGAACTAAAAAGCATTATATGGCTTCATCTTTAGATAAAAGACAACAACAAGGATTTGGAACAGCTCCAGTATTTTTTACATCAATAAGTACAATTCTAGGGGCAATTTTATTCCTAAGATTTGGGTATGCTGTCGCAAACTTAGGTTTACTATCCACTTTCTCAATGGTCTTGGTTGGTCATTTGGTAACTATACCAACAGCTATGGCAATTTCCGAGATTGCAACCAATCAAAAAGTACAAGGAGGAGGAGTCTACTATATTATTTCTCGATCGTTTGGTATTACCATTGGAGGGTCTATTGGTATTTCTCTGTATTTATCTCAAGCAATTAGTACGGCGTTTTATATCATTGCATTTGCTGAGGCGTTCCGTCCATTATTTCCATTGTTGGAACAATATGGTATTGTAGATCCAAATTTAAGATGGATTACGATACCAAGTACTTTCGCTTTAATTGCCTTAGTGATGTACAAAGGGGCTGATTTAGGTATGAAGACCTTATATATAGTTGTTGCTATTCTTTTTCTGTCCTTATTGTCTTTCTTTATTGGAACGACAGAATTTGCAGAAAATTTAGAAAAGATAAATTGGTACGGGCATATAGAGGAGAGTGATAGCTTTTTCAAAGTTTTAGCCATATGTTTCCCTGCCTTTACGGGTATTGCTGCAGGAGTAGGGTTATCAGGAGATTTGAAGTCACCGGAAAAGTCAATTCCTATCGGAACAATGTTCGCTGGTATTTTCGGTATGATTGTATATTTATTAGTGGCTTATAAACTATCCGTTTCGGCTTCTTTAGAAGACTTAGATGCAGATCCATTAATAATGACAGATATCTCTTTATGGGGGCCAATGATACCAATAGGTTTAGCAGCAGCAGCACTTTCCTCTGCAATAGGCTCTATATTGGTTGCACCTAGAACTTTGCAAGCAATTGCTGAAGATAAAGTGTTGCCTAATCACGGTGTTAATAAATGGTTGGGTCAGGTAAATAAAGAATCAAACGAGCCAATAAACTCATCTATGATTACCTCTGTTATTACATTGATATTTGTATTAATAGGTGATATTGATGTAGTGGCACAGATTATCACTATGTTCTTTATGGTGACTTATGGTGCTATTTGTTTGATTAGTTTCTTAGAACACTTCGCTTCAGATCCAGCATATAGACCAGTATTTAAATCAAAGCCTATTATCTCATTAGTAGGAGCATTAATGTGCTTGTATTTGATGTTTAAGATATCGGCTTCATACACTTTTATGGCTTTGATTTTTATGGCACTTCTATATCAAATGGTAAGAAGGTTTACCCCAAATAAAGAAGGGTTAAAAGCTATTTTCCAAGGTGTAATATTCCAATTAAGTAGACAATTCCAAGTTTTCCTTCAGAAGACAGAGAAGGATGATGTCGAGGATCACTGGAGGCCTGCGGTGGTTTGTGTTAGTAGAAACACTTTTAAGCGTTTCGCTGCTTTTAATCTTGTCAAATGGATTGCCCATAAATATGGCTTTGCTACTTATATTCATTTAATAGATGGATATCTGTCGAAAGAAACCAATAGTCTAGCTGAAAAAGATTTGCATAGGCTGATTAAAATTTCAGACGCAAGCAATTCTAAAGTTTACTTGGATACGATGATTAGTCCATCAATGACTTCAGTAATTGCTCAAGTAATCCAATTGCCGTCAGTAGCAGGTAAAGATAATAATATGTTGATGTTTGAATTCTCTAAAAAGGATCCTGATGGACTTCAACAATTGATCGATAACTTTAAGTTAATGTCAGTAACCGGTAATGATATTTGTGTTCTCGGTTCTGATGATAGAAACTTTGGGTATAAGACTGAAATTCATATTTGGTTAACCCCTAAAGATTTAGAAAATGCCAACCTGATGATTTTACTAGCATTTATCATTATTGGGCACCCAGAATGGTCAAATGCAAAAATCACTTTATTAGCATGTTTCCCAGAACCTGAAATTGAAGATAGAAGAGAACAGATTCTTGATTTAATTAAAACAGGACGTTTACCAATTTCAAAGAACAATGTGAAGCTCTTAACTAGGGCAGATAACGTTGATATTAAAACTGTCATTAATCAAACATCACAAGATGCAGACCTTACAATCATTGGATTGAGATTAGAGGCTGCGAAAAAAATCAATGAGCAAGTATTCTACGGATACGATGATATTGGTGATGTTTTGTTCATACATACTGCAAAAAGAAAAGATATTTCTTAAATTGTTCTCACCCAATAGGCCATGTGCTTATTGGGTGAATTTTAATAAACACACATACTTATAAACACTA harbors:
- the ribH gene encoding 6,7-dimethyl-8-ribityllumazine synthase produces the protein MATALKSLSEYTKKKNIDISEKKFAIVVSEYNPKITESLHGAVVETLLKEGAKEENIYREDVPGAFELTFGAQLMAQIDEVDAVICLGCVIQGETKHFDFICDAVAHGVTNVSLKYNKPVVFGLLTPNTEQQAYDRAGGKHGNKGVEAAVAAIKMLGFNQ
- a CDS encoding sodium:solute symporter; protein product: MSILDWIVLSGTLAFIVIYGIWKTRQQNDMNSYLLGNKEAKWFTVALSIMATQASAITFLSAPGQAFVDGMRFVQFYFGLPLAMVVLSITVVPIYHKMNVYTAYEYLEKRFDLKTRTLTAILFLTQRGLAAGFTIFAPSLILSSLLGWDINLTNIGIGIVVTAYTVIGGTKAVNQTQKLQMAVIFVGMLIAGILVVQMLPEEVSFSNALHIAGATGRLNAIDFQFDPTSKYNVWSGLIGGFFLAMSYFGTDQSQVQRYLSGASIGQSRVALLFNGMIKVPMQFLILFIGAMVYVFYFFNPSPILFNKVALEDAQANVSNFQNLENSYNQSVDTRQAKAIEYAQALNGNGTNIETAKSALISANDNLESHKEQIIKQIEAEAPNIDTNDTNYIFLGFVINYLPTGLIGLLIAVILSASMSSTSSEINALASTSIIDIYKRILKPNASDQHYLTVSKLISIGWGLYAILFATFANKLGSLIEAVNILGSLVYGVILGVFMIAFFFKKITARPTFIAAVISEGIIIYLFFFTEVPFLWYNVIGCLSVISFGLLFNTFLKNNSVVKTD
- a CDS encoding PIG-L family deacetylase, with the protein product MKSLLLSFFIFLQLLSLGQTPKDHQENVSSIIQDINHLDQLGSVMYFAAHPDDENQRVIAYFARSRGYETAYTALTRGDGGQNLIGTEIREELGMLRSQELIEARKVDGGNQLFSRANDFGYSKNPEETLSVWDKDQVLADAVWNIRKFRPDIIITRFSPNRGGRTHGHHTTSAIIAAEAFKIAGDSTVYPEQLKYVDPWQPKRIMWNTNSWFFRGKGESFDASKFVSLETGTYIPVLGKSVGEIAMAARSKHRCQGFGAALQRGENLEYFELLDGASMSEDPMEDIDTSWARVENSSKVAELIKKLQSTFNASKAEDAIPQLIAIKKELSKLNQKDYWVIKKSNIIDDLILRCSGLFLEVLTEDALIAQGDSLKVTLNSIYRAGQNISLANIQLGNLVEKEMSTRLEINKINKQSFTVKVPNDFPISQPYWLVEKPTKGMYIVNDQKLRGTPENSPSLPVIVSLNINGVNISKTLNIWQKKVNPARGEVYIPLAVVPPVSIEIDQSVMIFSDNTPKKVNAVITSNTKNIKGTLNFTTPKGWNVQPASSDFNLQNKGDKLEVLVSITPSKKDSEGTFKAIANIDNNTYDLGLNTIDYEHIFRQYIFKPAEAKVIKLDIQRGDVDVVGYLMGAGDVVPQSLEAAGYTVEIINPENVKLEEIKKFDAIVVGIRAYNVLENMRYIQPVLMDYVQQGGNVIVQYNTSFRLKVDQVGPYEGFKLSRDRITVEESPVEILAKGNPIMSYPNKITKKDFDGWVQERGLYYPNEWGTQYTPILRMKDPNQDPADGALLVADYGQGAFIYSGISWFRELPAGVSGAFRIFANMLNYKPENKQ
- a CDS encoding DUF2911 domain-containing protein; the protein is MLKRSTLSILTVLFFAVQSVFAQQLPAPSPAASVKQTVGVTEISIDYSSPAVKGRKVFGELEPFGKTWRAGANGPTAITFSSDVKVNGKDVKAGTYNIFLTLEENAEWTFHFNGKGKSIFAYNKDGKQDQAAIDADDVATFKSKPQAAPMKERLAYLIESVTDTEGKVTLWWDKTMVSFTVEVPTQSLSEANIEKAVKEAQGAWRTYQNASNFYASSNPEKALELIDESIKVRPDYFWNLWTKSQLLAKQEKYDEALTVIISARAAGEAKPDGAYNYFKGSIQKNIDAWLPNASKKWKKANKDI
- a CDS encoding AbgT family transporter encodes the protein MENSEQTQNSNWVNKFLSYVERIGNALPHPATLFAGFAFGVVILSWIFGQTGLSVQHPGTGETITVVNLISQEGIYLMLTKLVKNFTNFAPLGVVLVAMLGIGIAEGSGLIGTLIRILVLKSPKKIITFVVVFAGVLSNTASEVGYVLLVPLSAVIFLAFGKHPIAGLAAAFAGVSGGYSANLLLGTIDPLLQGISQEAAQIIDTSYSINAACNYYFMFVSTFFIGIAGTIVTEKIVIPRLGEYKGDEVAEEMHDLTKEERKGLIYAGIAAFILFAVILIGIIPSEGFLRSIDEPENIFRSALMKGIVSWIFIIAAICGIAYGKGAGTFKNDADVMKGMGESMKTMSSYVVLVFFAAQFVAYFKWTNLGLICAVKGAEFLETIGLDKIPLLICFIFLAAMINLVMGSASAKWTLMAPVFIPMFMLVGISPELTQVAYRIGDSVTNIISPMMSYFALIVAFIQRYDKNAGIGTVIATMLPYSIAFLIVWVILMAIWLIVGLPIGPDSPLHYLPN
- a CDS encoding amino acid permease, with the protein product MASSLDKRQQQGFGTAPVFFTSISTILGAILFLRFGYAVANLGLLSTFSMVLVGHLVTIPTAMAISEIATNQKVQGGGVYYIISRSFGITIGGSIGISLYLSQAISTAFYIIAFAEAFRPLFPLLEQYGIVDPNLRWITIPSTFALIALVMYKGADLGMKTLYIVVAILFLSLLSFFIGTTEFAENLEKINWYGHIEESDSFFKVLAICFPAFTGIAAGVGLSGDLKSPEKSIPIGTMFAGIFGMIVYLLVAYKLSVSASLEDLDADPLIMTDISLWGPMIPIGLAAAALSSAIGSILVAPRTLQAIAEDKVLPNHGVNKWLGQVNKESNEPINSSMITSVITLIFVLIGDIDVVAQIITMFFMVTYGAICLISFLEHFASDPAYRPVFKSKPIISLVGALMCLYLMFKISASYTFMALIFMALLYQMVRRFTPNKEGLKAIFQGVIFQLSRQFQVFLQKTEKDDVEDHWRPAVVCVSRNTFKRFAAFNLVKWIAHKYGFATYIHLIDGYLSKETNSLAEKDLHRLIKISDASNSKVYLDTMISPSMTSVIAQVIQLPSVAGKDNNMLMFEFSKKDPDGLQQLIDNFKLMSVTGNDICVLGSDDRNFGYKTEIHIWLTPKDLENANLMILLAFIIIGHPEWSNAKITLLACFPEPEIEDRREQILDLIKTGRLPISKNNVKLLTRADNVDIKTVINQTSQDADLTIIGLRLEAAKKINEQVFYGYDDIGDVLFIHTAKRKDIS